In Syntrophorhabdus sp., the following proteins share a genomic window:
- a CDS encoding dTDP-4-dehydrorhamnose 3,5-epimerase encodes MIDGVAIKMLKVIPDERGRLMEILRSDDEIFTRFGQVYMTTTYPQVVKAWHYHGKQDDLI; translated from the coding sequence ATGATAGACGGCGTAGCCATCAAGATGCTGAAGGTGATCCCCGACGAGAGGGGCAGGCTCATGGAGATCCTCCGCAGTGACGACGAGATCTTCACGCGCTTCGGCCAGGTCTACATGACGACCACATATCCCCAGGTGGTGAAGGCGTGGCACTACCACGGGAAGCAGGACGACCTCATCG